The following proteins are encoded in a genomic region of Pseudanabaena galeata CCNP1313:
- a CDS encoding Uma2 family endonuclease: protein MVQTPVKPLTLEEFLKLPETKPACEFIDGEIIQKPMPQGKHSTVQLDLGSAINLALKPQKIARAYSELRCNFGDRSVIPDIAVFTWERIPRDKDGKVSNLFESVPNWVIEILSPDQNQTKVIRNILYCLDHGTEMGWLLDPDEELVFVYFSDRTIAVFETKSDRLPVPSFAQSFQLTVGELFSWLED from the coding sequence ATGGTTCAAACTCCTGTTAAACCTTTAACCCTTGAAGAGTTTCTGAAATTACCAGAGACAAAACCCGCTTGCGAATTTATTGATGGGGAGATTATCCAAAAGCCGATGCCACAGGGAAAACACAGTACAGTTCAGCTTGACCTTGGCTCGGCAATTAACCTAGCTCTCAAACCTCAAAAAATTGCCCGTGCTTATTCAGAGTTGCGGTGTAATTTTGGCGATCGCTCGGTCATTCCAGACATCGCCGTTTTTACTTGGGAACGCATTCCTAGGGATAAAGACGGCAAAGTATCCAATCTATTTGAGTCTGTTCCTAATTGGGTAATCGAGATCCTTTCACCAGATCAAAACCAAACAAAAGTGATTCGGAATATTCTCTATTGTTTAGATCATGGTACAGAGATGGGATGGTTACTCGATCCTGATGAGGAATTGGTATTTGTCTATTTTAGCGATCGCACGATTGCTGTGTTTGAAACTAAAAGCGATCGCTTGCCTGTGCCATCCTTTGCACAATCGTTTCAGCTTACAGTGGGTGAGTTGTTTAGTTGGTTAGAAGATTAA